A genomic window from Brevibacillus agri includes:
- a CDS encoding sensor histidine kinase → MSKFRLKNLPLSRQILILFMLLTSVLGIGLGIGYPLAVKQYLVSNTYALLEDEFYTLSEHISFNEHNELLPVPAAAPYFLQLLLSRYEYSFDMIVYAENGRELGSRSSSGRIPYEEARELFLKAAAHPNGQLQHGTLSRGDENYLFVSKRMDYHGFPYYMVLFSKEKELNQINAILTRQFLLIFSLLLLVSWLLAVWFSGYLSRPLRSLDELCKKIARRQFDIPLVMDRGDEIGQLARSFDTMKNQLKEYDESQRHFVQNISHELKTPIMAIQGYTQGLIEGVFQGPQAEKGLAIIMEESKRLEKVVGQLLYLTKIESVSQIMQVGRVDLSEMMHLLRQRLSVLNPQVEWQVNVPPDLIVEGDGEQLSTAFVNIMENQLRYAKSRLTITGRQLGQNVVVSISNDGPPIEEALLPNLFQRFRKGKSGKHGLGLAIARAVFEAHKGTIDARNDADGPCFTMTIPVSFKG, encoded by the coding sequence ATGAGCAAATTTCGGCTGAAAAACTTGCCGCTCTCCCGGCAAATTCTCATTTTGTTCATGCTGTTGACGAGTGTACTGGGCATTGGACTTGGCATCGGCTATCCGCTGGCCGTCAAACAATACCTCGTCTCCAACACGTACGCGCTGCTGGAGGACGAGTTTTACACGTTGTCCGAGCATATTTCCTTCAATGAACACAACGAGCTTTTGCCCGTTCCGGCTGCGGCTCCTTACTTTTTGCAATTGCTGCTTTCCCGCTACGAATACTCGTTTGACATGATCGTCTACGCCGAAAACGGACGAGAGCTAGGCAGCCGCAGCAGCAGCGGGCGGATTCCGTATGAGGAAGCGCGGGAATTGTTCCTCAAGGCTGCCGCGCACCCGAACGGCCAACTGCAACACGGCACGTTGAGTCGCGGCGACGAAAACTACCTGTTCGTCAGCAAGCGCATGGACTATCACGGCTTTCCGTACTACATGGTGCTGTTCTCCAAGGAAAAAGAGCTGAATCAGATCAACGCGATCCTCACCCGGCAGTTTTTGCTGATTTTCAGCCTGCTTTTGCTCGTTAGCTGGCTGCTCGCTGTCTGGTTCAGCGGATATTTGAGCAGGCCGCTGCGCAGTCTGGACGAGCTGTGCAAAAAGATCGCCCGCCGCCAGTTCGACATTCCGCTCGTGATGGATCGCGGCGACGAGATCGGCCAGCTCGCCCGCTCATTTGATACGATGAAAAACCAGTTGAAGGAATACGACGAATCACAGCGCCATTTTGTGCAAAACATTTCCCATGAGCTGAAAACGCCGATCATGGCCATTCAAGGCTATACCCAAGGCTTGATCGAGGGCGTCTTCCAGGGACCGCAAGCGGAAAAAGGGCTGGCGATCATCATGGAAGAGAGCAAACGGCTGGAAAAGGTCGTCGGCCAGTTGTTGTATTTGACCAAAATCGAATCCGTCTCCCAAATAATGCAGGTAGGACGCGTCGACCTGTCGGAGATGATGCATTTGCTGCGACAACGGCTCTCCGTGCTCAATCCGCAAGTAGAGTGGCAAGTGAACGTGCCCCCCGACTTGATCGTGGAAGGCGACGGCGAGCAGCTCAGCACCGCTTTTGTCAACATCATGGAAAACCAACTGCGCTATGCCAAAAGCCGGCTGACCATCACCGGCCGACAGCTTGGGCAAAACGTAGTCGTGAGCATCTCCAACGACGGTCCGCCTATCGAGGAGGCGCTGCTGCCGAACTTGTTCCAGCGCTTCCGCAAAGGCAAATCCGGCAAGCACGGCCTTGGACTGGCGATTGCCCGCGCCGTCTTCGAAGCCCACAAAGGCACGATTGATGCCCGCAATGACGCGGACGGGCCTTGCTTCACCATGACGATTCCCGTCTCGTTCAAAGGCTGA
- a CDS encoding GNAT family N-acetyltransferase — protein sequence MILPMNREQVRSLAPISLEQSYILYGNVALRAERSLFAADVEEGELRAVGSYLQGMPFHAFSLQLFAAERDYEVTEMLNYFREHPAVDLAAGQTGVFAVPHACLKRVTIPGTLSQREMQLMKLVRPEKLLAPGDSRLLASAEAEVAVELAQRIGMISFRAEEVVEMPHIALFSEQDEPMALAGFHVYEEAFVEIGNIGTSEKHRQKGLGTQITSDVSRLGLEKSPNVYLMVFADNPQAIRVYEKLGYETVSSYAFVEFAL from the coding sequence GTGATTTTGCCGATGAATCGTGAACAAGTTCGTTCGCTCGCGCCCATTTCGCTGGAGCAGTCGTACATATTGTACGGCAATGTGGCGTTGCGGGCGGAGCGGAGCTTATTTGCGGCAGATGTGGAGGAGGGAGAGCTGCGGGCGGTTGGCTCGTATTTGCAGGGGATGCCGTTCCATGCGTTTTCCTTGCAGCTTTTTGCCGCTGAAAGAGACTACGAGGTGACGGAGATGCTGAATTATTTTCGCGAGCATCCTGCTGTCGATCTGGCTGCCGGGCAGACAGGGGTGTTCGCTGTGCCTCACGCTTGCCTCAAGCGGGTGACGATTCCAGGGACGCTGTCGCAAAGGGAAATGCAACTGATGAAGCTGGTCCGGCCGGAGAAGTTGCTTGCGCCGGGGGATTCTCGCCTGCTCGCATCGGCTGAGGCCGAGGTCGCCGTGGAGCTGGCGCAAAGAATCGGCATGATTAGCTTTCGCGCCGAGGAAGTGGTCGAGATGCCGCACATCGCGCTTTTTTCCGAGCAGGACGAGCCGATGGCCTTGGCAGGCTTTCACGTGTACGAAGAGGCGTTTGTGGAGATCGGGAACATCGGAACGAGCGAAAAGCATCGGCAAAAAGGGCTGGGGACGCAGATTACGTCCGACGTCAGCCGACTGGGCCTGGAAAAGTCGCCAAACGTCTATTTGATGGTGTTTGCCGACAATCCGCAAGCGATTCGGGTCTATGAAAAGCTCGGCTACGAGACAGTGTCTAGCTATGCTTTTGTCGAATTTGCTCTATAG
- a CDS encoding IMP dehydrogenase encodes MAFYYTEPSRTFNEFLLLPNLTTKECTPNNVDLSTPITKFKKGEKPAIKLNIPFSSAVMQAVSDHHMAVALARCGGISFIFGSQSIESQATMVRKAKNHKAGFVVSRSNLTPSHTLKDILELKEQTGHSTVAVTEDGSAKGKLLGIVTGRDYRISRDSLDKPVSDIMTPFSSLIYGKSGITLSEANDLIWEHKLNCLPIVDDNQNLDFLVFRKDYDSRKNNPLSLLDANKSYIVGAGINTKDYQERVPALVEAGVDILVIDSSDGFSEWQRDTVQFVKQNFNVPIGAGNVVDKEGFRYLVEAGADFVKVGIGGGSICITREQKGIGRGQASAVIEVAAARDEYFKETGIYVPICSDGGIVHDYHVTLALAMGADFVMLGRYFARFDESPTKKVKIGNNFVKEYWGEGSNRARNWQRYDTGGKSSLVFEEGVDSYVPYAGSLRENLDRTLSKIKSTMCNCGSLSISELQQKARITLISATSLVEGGAHDVILKESTMAAE; translated from the coding sequence GTGGCTTTTTATTACACAGAACCATCTCGGACGTTTAACGAGTTTTTGCTGCTTCCGAACCTGACCACAAAAGAATGCACCCCAAACAATGTGGACTTATCCACTCCGATTACCAAGTTTAAAAAAGGCGAAAAACCAGCGATCAAACTCAACATACCGTTCTCATCCGCAGTCATGCAAGCAGTTTCCGACCATCATATGGCGGTCGCATTGGCTAGATGTGGCGGTATTTCCTTTATTTTTGGCTCCCAGTCGATCGAGAGCCAGGCGACCATGGTTCGCAAAGCGAAAAACCACAAGGCAGGCTTCGTCGTGAGCCGCTCCAACCTGACGCCAAGCCACACATTGAAAGATATTTTGGAACTGAAAGAACAGACAGGCCACTCCACAGTAGCGGTGACCGAAGACGGCTCCGCCAAAGGCAAGCTGCTCGGAATCGTTACCGGACGCGACTACCGCATCAGCCGCGACTCGCTGGACAAGCCTGTGAGCGATATCATGACGCCGTTCTCCTCCCTGATCTACGGCAAATCCGGCATCACGCTCTCCGAAGCAAACGACCTGATCTGGGAGCACAAGCTCAACTGCCTCCCGATCGTGGACGACAACCAAAATCTCGACTTCCTCGTTTTCCGCAAGGACTACGACTCCCGCAAAAACAACCCGCTGTCGCTTTTGGACGCCAATAAAAGCTATATCGTAGGAGCGGGCATCAATACGAAAGACTATCAGGAGCGCGTTCCTGCCTTGGTGGAAGCAGGCGTCGACATCCTCGTGATCGACTCCTCCGACGGCTTCTCCGAATGGCAGCGCGACACGGTTCAGTTTGTCAAACAAAACTTCAACGTGCCAATCGGCGCTGGTAACGTCGTCGACAAGGAAGGCTTCCGCTACCTCGTAGAAGCGGGCGCAGACTTCGTAAAAGTCGGCATCGGCGGCGGCTCCATCTGCATCACCCGCGAGCAAAAAGGGATCGGACGCGGCCAGGCTTCCGCTGTAATCGAAGTGGCGGCAGCGCGCGACGAATACTTCAAGGAAACCGGCATTTACGTACCGATTTGCTCCGACGGCGGCATCGTGCACGACTACCATGTGACGCTCGCGCTGGCAATGGGCGCAGACTTCGTCATGCTAGGCCGTTACTTCGCCCGTTTCGACGAAAGCCCGACCAAAAAAGTGAAGATCGGCAACAACTTCGTGAAAGAATATTGGGGAGAAGGCTCCAACCGGGCGCGCAACTGGCAGCGCTACGACACAGGCGGCAAAAGCAGCCTCGTCTTTGAAGAAGGCGTGGACTCCTACGTGCCATACGCGGGTAGCCTGCGCGAAAACTTGGACCGCACGCTGAGCAAAATCAAGTCGACCATGTGCAACTGCGGCTCCCTGTCCATCTCCGAGCTGCAGCAAAAAGCGCGCATCACGCTGATCTCCGCTACCAGCCTCGTCGAAGGCGGAGCGCACGACGTCATCCTCAAAGAAAGCACCATGGCAGCCGAATAA
- a CDS encoding M20 family metallopeptidase yields MSIQTYLQDNMNHFLQLLEEAVNMDSPSRDKRLGDRMAGWFALQFQRLTGGRAELIPNATYGDQVRCTLGEGDKQILIIGHYDTVWLEGEAARRPFSIRDEKAYGPGVYDMKAGILQAMFALRALVKLDRLPADKKIVLLLNSDEEIGSPTSRWLVEQEASHSAASFVLEPPTEPGGALKTWRKGSAHYTVAVRGISAHAGVDHQKGVSAIEELSRQIQFLHALTDYEKGTTINVGVVKGGIGANVVADYAEAEVDVRVVSMEEAQRIENVIRERKPLLSGTSINVTGGIRRPPMERTKDTGVLFALAKSISRHELGMELEESGTGGVSDGNFAAACGVPTLDGLGAKGGFAHSPEEWIELGEISTRATLLARLIEEV; encoded by the coding sequence ATGTCAATCCAGACTTATTTGCAAGACAACATGAATCACTTTTTGCAATTGCTCGAAGAGGCGGTCAACATGGACTCGCCTTCGCGGGACAAACGGCTGGGCGACCGGATGGCGGGCTGGTTCGCGCTCCAGTTTCAACGGCTGACAGGCGGCAGGGCGGAGCTGATCCCGAATGCGACATACGGCGATCAGGTGCGCTGCACATTGGGCGAAGGGGACAAGCAAATCCTCATCATCGGTCACTACGATACCGTGTGGCTGGAAGGAGAAGCGGCCCGCAGGCCATTTTCCATCCGGGACGAAAAAGCGTACGGACCAGGTGTGTATGATATGAAGGCCGGGATTTTGCAGGCGATGTTCGCGCTGCGGGCTTTGGTGAAGCTGGACCGTTTGCCGGCGGACAAAAAAATCGTGCTCTTGCTCAACAGCGACGAGGAAATCGGCAGCCCGACCTCCAGATGGCTGGTAGAGCAGGAAGCGTCCCACTCGGCCGCGAGCTTTGTGCTGGAGCCGCCGACGGAGCCTGGCGGCGCGCTGAAAACATGGCGCAAAGGCAGCGCGCATTATACGGTGGCGGTTCGCGGCATTTCCGCACACGCCGGGGTCGATCACCAAAAAGGCGTATCGGCCATCGAAGAGCTGTCGCGGCAAATCCAATTTCTCCACGCTCTGACCGATTACGAAAAAGGCACGACGATCAATGTCGGCGTAGTCAAAGGCGGGATTGGCGCCAATGTCGTCGCCGATTACGCGGAGGCAGAGGTGGATGTGCGCGTCGTTTCCATGGAAGAGGCGCAACGCATCGAAAACGTAATCCGCGAGCGCAAGCCGCTACTTTCGGGCACGAGCATCAACGTGACGGGCGGCATTCGCCGTCCGCCGATGGAGCGTACCAAGGATACAGGCGTGTTGTTTGCGCTGGCAAAATCCATCAGCCGTCATGAGCTGGGGATGGAGCTGGAGGAATCCGGGACAGGTGGCGTAAGCGACGGCAACTTCGCCGCTGCCTGCGGGGTTCCGACGCTGGACGGACTTGGGGCAAAGGGCGGATTTGCCCACTCGCCGGAGGAATGGATCGAACTGGGGGAAATATCGACACGCGCGACTTTGCTGGCGCGCCTGATCGAAGAAGTATAG
- a CDS encoding ABC transporter permease: protein MKKLNVLGLITFFVLVLVNLPFLVIIPSSFTAAGYLAFPPEGFSFQWYTMILDRPEFIESLWTSLKLATVTAVLATLLGTLAAFALSKYKFRGSGFINALMLSPLTVPSLIIGISALLFFTRIGIAGTFTGLLLAHILISIPYVVRLVLTGLSTFDYTLEKAGYMLGAHPFRVFWDITLPLLRPAIVSGMIFSFLTSFDNVTVSLFLVAPDTTTLPLAIFTYMQETLDPLVASISAVVILLSLVFIVLLEKVYGLERLFGLNSQSH from the coding sequence ATGAAAAAGCTGAATGTGCTCGGGCTCATCACGTTCTTTGTGCTGGTGCTGGTCAATCTGCCGTTTTTGGTCATCATTCCAAGCTCCTTTACGGCTGCCGGATACTTGGCGTTTCCGCCGGAGGGCTTTTCGTTCCAATGGTACACGATGATTTTGGATCGGCCGGAGTTTATCGAATCGCTCTGGACGAGTCTCAAGCTGGCGACGGTAACGGCTGTTCTGGCTACGTTGCTCGGTACGCTGGCGGCATTTGCCTTGTCCAAGTACAAGTTTCGCGGGAGCGGCTTCATCAATGCGCTGATGCTCTCGCCGCTCACGGTGCCGTCGCTGATTATCGGGATTTCCGCGTTGCTGTTTTTTACGCGCATCGGCATTGCGGGTACGTTTACCGGGCTGCTTTTGGCGCACATCCTGATTTCCATTCCGTATGTCGTGCGGCTGGTGCTCACCGGGCTTAGCACATTTGACTACACGCTGGAAAAGGCGGGCTACATGCTGGGTGCCCATCCGTTTCGCGTGTTTTGGGACATCACGCTGCCTTTGCTTAGGCCTGCGATTGTGTCAGGCATGATTTTCTCGTTCCTGACGTCGTTTGACAATGTGACGGTTTCCCTGTTTCTGGTGGCACCGGACACGACAACGCTTCCGCTTGCGATCTTTACCTATATGCAGGAAACGCTTGACCCGCTGGTTGCTTCCATCTCCGCGGTTGTCATTCTGCTGAGTCTGGTCTTTATCGTGCTGCTGGAAAAAGTGTACGGACTAGAGCGCCTGTTCGGACTCAATTCACAATCTCATTAA
- a CDS encoding ABC transporter permease: MNKRLSITLLTAPAMIVLLGVFILPMLLMLLLSFQDENQAFTLQNYALFVQDSFYVEILWRTIRVSLWTVLATLLLGFPVAMYMAQATGKMRGIVTMLILAPHLISVVIRNFGWVVVLGEKGWINETLMKLGLIEQPLRLLYNELGVVIGLTDSFIAYMVLAIATSLYAIDPSLSKAASILGASRMRTFFTVTLPLCLPGMIAGTTLVFSLSMSAFVTPALMGGTSVKVMPVIAYEQIMATLNWPLGAALAFLLLGSTILLVTLYTWLIETKRYKEVFAS; the protein is encoded by the coding sequence ATGAACAAGCGTCTTTCCATCACACTTTTGACGGCACCAGCCATGATTGTTTTGCTCGGCGTATTTATCCTGCCGATGCTGCTCATGCTTCTGCTCAGCTTCCAGGATGAAAACCAGGCTTTTACGCTGCAAAACTACGCCTTGTTTGTGCAAGATTCGTTTTACGTAGAAATTCTTTGGCGGACGATCCGCGTCAGTCTGTGGACCGTGCTGGCTACGCTTTTGCTCGGCTTTCCGGTGGCGATGTACATGGCGCAGGCGACAGGCAAAATGCGCGGGATTGTCACGATGCTGATTTTGGCTCCGCACCTTATCAGCGTGGTCATCCGCAACTTCGGCTGGGTGGTCGTGCTCGGGGAAAAGGGCTGGATCAACGAAACGCTCATGAAGCTCGGGCTGATCGAGCAGCCGCTGCGGCTTTTGTACAACGAGCTTGGGGTGGTCATCGGCCTGACCGACTCGTTTATCGCCTACATGGTGCTGGCAATTGCGACCAGCCTGTACGCGATTGATCCGTCGCTGTCCAAGGCAGCATCCATTTTGGGCGCATCGCGCATGCGCACGTTCTTTACGGTGACGCTGCCGCTTTGCTTGCCGGGGATGATCGCCGGGACGACACTCGTTTTCAGTCTGTCGATGAGCGCGTTTGTCACTCCTGCCCTGATGGGGGGTACTTCGGTGAAGGTGATGCCTGTGATCGCGTATGAGCAGATCATGGCGACCTTGAACTGGCCGCTCGGTGCGGCGTTGGCCTTCCTGCTGTTGGGCAGTACGATTTTGCTGGTGACCTTGTACACGTGGTTGATCGAAACGAAGCGGTATAAAGAGGTGTTTGCGTCATGA
- a CDS encoding ABC transporter ATP-binding protein, with product MTKVIDVELRGIMKKFQNNVVVQDFNLQVEQGEFISFLGPSGCGKTTTLNMIAGFLDPDGGDLLIKGQRMNGVPPYKRELGMVFQTYSLFPHMTVAENIAYGLKLRKIGKQEMQERVNRVLELVKLPNVADRYPKQLSGGQRQRIAIARALVIEPSLLLLDEPLSNLDAKLREELRDELKRLHQEIGVTTIFVTHDQEEALALSDRIVVLNHGFVEQIGTPHEIYNQPASEFVHTFIGKTNRMEGEVIATEGDTVTLRTTGGLLVQAAGQKHQFALQQKAVIFVRPEKIKLTEAADTAQPNRVKGHLQLASFLGSYTECEVATGAHTLSVKVQMSDKSAEQEAGKTVYCQWNAEDVLVMPVERG from the coding sequence GTGACAAAGGTGATTGACGTCGAACTGCGCGGCATCATGAAAAAGTTTCAAAACAATGTCGTGGTTCAGGACTTCAACCTGCAGGTGGAGCAAGGCGAATTCATCTCGTTTTTGGGTCCATCCGGTTGCGGCAAAACCACAACCTTGAACATGATTGCCGGATTTTTGGACCCGGATGGCGGAGATTTGCTCATCAAGGGTCAACGGATGAATGGCGTCCCGCCGTACAAGCGGGAACTGGGAATGGTGTTTCAGACGTATTCGTTGTTTCCGCACATGACTGTGGCGGAAAATATCGCCTACGGCTTGAAGCTGCGCAAGATCGGAAAGCAGGAGATGCAGGAGCGCGTCAATCGTGTGCTGGAGCTGGTCAAGCTGCCAAACGTCGCGGATCGGTATCCGAAGCAGCTCTCCGGCGGACAGCGCCAACGGATTGCCATCGCGCGCGCATTGGTGATTGAGCCGTCGCTCTTGCTTTTGGATGAGCCGCTCAGCAATCTGGACGCGAAGCTGCGCGAGGAACTGCGCGACGAGCTGAAGCGTCTGCATCAGGAAATTGGCGTCACCACCATTTTCGTGACACACGACCAGGAGGAAGCGCTGGCGCTCTCCGACCGGATCGTTGTGCTGAATCACGGCTTCGTGGAGCAGATCGGCACTCCGCACGAGATCTACAACCAGCCGGCTTCCGAGTTCGTCCATACGTTCATCGGCAAGACAAACCGGATGGAAGGAGAAGTGATCGCGACCGAAGGCGACACCGTGACGCTTCGCACGACGGGCGGTTTGCTCGTGCAGGCTGCAGGGCAGAAGCACCAGTTTGCCTTGCAGCAAAAAGCGGTGATTTTCGTCCGTCCGGAAAAAATCAAGCTGACGGAGGCGGCGGACACGGCGCAGCCGAATCGGGTAAAAGGCCATCTGCAGCTTGCCTCGTTCCTCGGCTCCTATACGGAGTGCGAGGTGGCGACCGGAGCGCATACGCTGTCTGTCAAAGTCCAGATGAGCGACAAGTCGGCAGAACAAGAAGCAGGCAAAACGGTCTACTGCCAGTGGAACGCAGAAGACGTGCTGGTCATGCCCGTGGAGAGGGGATGA
- a CDS encoding ABC transporter substrate-binding protein has protein sequence MKKKALSVLSIFALTGSLLAGCGSSTPQTAAPTPAAGNTDGGQAQVQLEDTLVVAGNGATVEKLMKDEIFKKFNEKYPNVKLTYVSGVSTEIVAKVKAQKNSPQIDLTIVEGGEQEKGRQEGLWETISATDIPNVKNVPQDLKVTDDSGVVVNFTPMGISYNSELVKEKGLPVPASWNDLTKPEVKGNITMTDVASNFGRSTMIMLAYANGGSEKNIEPGFEKMATLAGYMPTFAKSAAQLQQNLQNKSAAYTTWTMARSLTQKEAGVPLEFVFPEEGGNIVPNIATIVKGAKHPQAAKAFIDFLLTDEVQTMYATKLYYNPATEVKLPDDVAKTLAFDRAKVVNFDYDVISKETSAWLDRFNKEIAPKTGK, from the coding sequence GTGAAGAAAAAGGCGTTATCTGTACTGTCGATTTTTGCTTTGACTGGTTCTTTGCTTGCGGGCTGTGGCTCTTCCACACCGCAAACTGCCGCTCCGACGCCGGCTGCTGGCAATACAGACGGCGGGCAAGCACAGGTGCAACTGGAAGACACGCTGGTTGTCGCGGGGAACGGAGCTACTGTAGAGAAGTTGATGAAAGACGAAATCTTCAAGAAATTCAACGAAAAATACCCGAACGTCAAGCTGACCTACGTATCCGGGGTATCGACCGAGATCGTCGCGAAAGTAAAAGCGCAGAAAAACTCCCCGCAAATCGACTTGACGATCGTCGAGGGCGGCGAGCAGGAAAAAGGGCGCCAGGAAGGCTTGTGGGAAACGATCTCTGCCACGGACATTCCAAACGTGAAAAACGTGCCGCAAGATTTGAAAGTCACGGATGACAGCGGTGTCGTCGTCAACTTCACGCCAATGGGCATCTCGTACAACAGCGAGCTGGTCAAAGAAAAAGGACTGCCGGTTCCGGCGTCGTGGAACGACCTGACCAAGCCGGAAGTGAAGGGCAACATCACGATGACAGACGTAGCGAGCAACTTCGGACGTTCGACCATGATTATGCTGGCCTACGCCAACGGTGGATCGGAGAAAAATATCGAGCCTGGTTTTGAAAAAATGGCAACGCTTGCAGGCTACATGCCGACATTCGCGAAAAGCGCGGCGCAGTTGCAGCAAAACCTGCAAAACAAGAGCGCAGCCTACACCACCTGGACGATGGCGCGCAGCCTCACGCAAAAAGAAGCGGGAGTGCCGCTGGAATTTGTCTTCCCGGAAGAGGGCGGCAATATCGTGCCAAACATCGCCACAATCGTCAAAGGCGCGAAGCATCCGCAAGCAGCCAAAGCGTTCATCGACTTTTTGCTGACGGACGAAGTGCAGACGATGTACGCGACCAAGCTGTACTACAATCCTGCTACCGAAGTAAAGCTGCCGGACGATGTAGCGAAGACGTTGGCATTTGACCGCGCGAAGGTTGTCAACTTTGACTACGACGTCATCAGCAAGGAAACATCGGCTTGGCTGGACCGCTTTAACAAAGAAATCGCACCCAAAACAGGAAAGTAG
- a CDS encoding IclR family transcriptional regulator: MDQVLSSVRNGCRLLKMFLDSPKELGVTELSKKLQLSKGAVHKLLSTLESEGFIRQNEKTKQYTLGYTLLELGTKVLTNHDIVDFSKPFLTGLVSRVNELAVLCVQDSKDAIYVAKEDSKHPIRFTVESFRRFPLYSTTAARVLLAYQPESFQDEILAEQPLKMYTPHSYTSIEEVKADLQAIRERGYEISSNRRNTGVTGIAAPIFDSTGQVTASISVIGPTDRVMPKKEEIIQETLATVRDMSTQLGYRLP, from the coding sequence ATGGACCAAGTATTGTCTTCTGTACGAAACGGTTGCCGACTGTTAAAAATGTTTCTCGATTCTCCCAAAGAGCTTGGGGTGACCGAGCTTAGCAAAAAGCTTCAGCTATCAAAAGGAGCGGTGCACAAGCTGCTTTCCACGCTGGAATCAGAAGGCTTTATTCGCCAAAACGAAAAAACCAAGCAATATACGCTTGGCTATACACTGCTGGAGTTGGGCACGAAGGTGCTCACCAACCACGATATTGTCGATTTTTCCAAACCGTTTTTGACCGGGCTTGTCTCCCGGGTGAACGAGCTGGCCGTCCTGTGCGTGCAAGACTCGAAGGACGCCATCTACGTCGCGAAGGAAGATTCGAAGCATCCTATTCGCTTTACGGTCGAGTCTTTTCGCCGCTTCCCGCTCTACTCGACGACGGCGGCACGGGTGCTGCTCGCCTACCAGCCGGAGTCGTTCCAGGACGAGATATTGGCGGAGCAACCTTTGAAAATGTACACGCCTCACTCCTACACTTCCATCGAAGAGGTCAAAGCCGACCTGCAGGCGATCCGGGAGCGCGGCTACGAGATCAGCTCGAACCGCCGCAACACGGGCGTCACGGGAATTGCCGCGCCGATTTTCGATTCCACCGGACAGGTGACCGCCTCGATCAGCGTGATCGGCCCGACGGATCGCGTGATGCCCAAAAAAGAAGAGATCATCCAGGAAACGCTGGCTACGGTGCGCGACATGTCCACCCAGCTTGGATACCGTTTGCCGTAA
- a CDS encoding AzlD domain-containing protein, translated as MLLISSRWGIPAWLRRGLAMVPIGVFSSMTIPPILFHAPKGAWSPEYVVAGAVALAVGFWKKQIVWALLAYTWNSKDANESAVRWELLPRMLAGWHAHLELLAKVLAGEQPAWSWSRWEQLREAYAQKWGE; from the coding sequence ATGCTGCTGATTAGCTCCAGGTGGGGGATTCCGGCTTGGCTCAGGCGCGGGCTGGCAATGGTTCCGATCGGGGTATTCAGCTCCATGACGATTCCGCCGATTTTGTTTCACGCGCCAAAAGGAGCGTGGAGCCCGGAATACGTGGTGGCGGGGGCTGTAGCGCTTGCCGTAGGGTTTTGGAAAAAGCAAATCGTCTGGGCGCTGCTTGCCTATACATGGAACAGCAAGGACGCGAACGAGTCGGCTGTTCGCTGGGAGCTGCTGCCCCGGATGCTTGCAGGCTGGCATGCCCATCTCGAGCTTTTGGCAAAAGTGCTTGCGGGAGAGCAGCCAGCCTGGTCGTGGAGCCGCTGGGAACAACTGCGGGAAGCGTACGCCCAAAAATGGGGTGAATGA
- a CDS encoding AzlC family ABC transporter permease — MKQIFPVAAAGIVDGMVFGILARQAGLGVTEAMLFSLLVNAGSSQFAAVGSQGIVGWPILVSNLLLNARHLL; from the coding sequence ATGAAACAAATTTTTCCCGTGGCCGCCGCCGGAATCGTGGACGGGATGGTGTTTGGCATACTAGCCAGGCAGGCTGGGCTGGGAGTGACGGAGGCGATGCTGTTTTCGCTGCTGGTCAATGCCGGCTCCTCGCAGTTTGCGGCGGTGGGCTCGCAGGGCATCGTCGGCTGGCCGATTCTCGTTTCGAACTTGCTGTTAAACGCCCGTCATCTGTTGTAA